DNA from Krasilnikovia cinnamomea:
TGGGCCTGGAGGACAGCCTGCGATGTATCGAACCGGAACGCGGCGAGCTCCACGTTGTGCAGCAACTGCGGTACTCGCCGCAGCACTACGGCGGCTTCTACATGGCTCCGCCGAAGTCGGGATCGTCCGGCACGGTGGACCTCGACCAGGTCGTCGCGGACGCTATCGCCCGGCACATCAAGGACTGGCCGCCGGTTGAGATCGAGCTGCCCGACATTACGACGGGTCGCGAGATCGCCCGCACGGCGCGGTTGATCTTCACGACGGTTCACGGGAATCCGTTCACGGACCGAACCTGGTCGGCCGAGTGGATCAAGTGGCGGAGGAAGGCGGGCTGGCCAGAGGACCCGAATCACAGCGGCTTTCACGCGTTGCGGCACTATTTCGCCACCACGCTGATCGCCCACCACGCGGACCCGAAGGATGTTCAGCGGGCGCTCCGGCACAAGGGGCTACAGATCACGTTGGAGACCTACGTGCACTGGTGGCCCCGGGCCGAACGCGTGAAGGGGCTCATCGGAGCGCACCTTCAACGAGCGCTGGGAGCCCGCGCGGGTGGCTAGCCACCGAGGCTCGCACCGGCCTGAACCTTACTGGTTCTTTACTAGTCGATCTTGACCGACTGTTTGCCCAGCTCAGACCGTACGGATTGTGGAGCCCAGGGGACTTGAACCCCTAACCCCCGCCTTGCAAAGGCGGTGCTCTGCCAGTTGAGCTAGGGCCCCGGGACTGATGTCAGCGCAGGTCGGTGGCCGTGGTGGCCTCGTGCCACAGGGCACGCTCGTCGCTGGACGCCTTGACCCGCTTGACGATCAGCGCAGCCGCGCCAACCACACCGGCGATGATCAGGAGCTTCTTCAGCATGGCTGGACCTCTCGATCTGCGACTGCCGGGCACGGTGGTGGGGCTAGCTGGAATCGAACCAGCGACCTCAGAGTTATCAGCTCTGCGCTCTAACCGACTGAGCTATAGCCCCGTAAGTGCGACAACGAAGGTTACCGTACCCCGACTTGGACCCCCAAACCGGGACCCCCGCCGCGGCGACGGACCGGAAGGGGTCGCCGCGCGGTGGGCGGCGGCCCCTCCCGTACCCGTTCAGTCCCGCTCCGCCAGGGTGAGCTCGATGCCACCCACCAGGTCGGCGCAGACGTTGTAGATGAACGCACCGAGCGTGGCCAGGGCGGTGAAGAGCACGACATTCACCGCACCGACGAGCATCGATGTGCCGATGACGCCCCACGCGGTGACCCGGAAGCCCGCGTTGCTCGATCCGGCGCCACCGCTGGCGCTCACCAGGTCGCCCAGGCCCTTGTTGATCTCGTTCCAGACACCCATGGCGTCCAGCGCGAGATACAGGACCGAGGTCGCCACGACCACGACGATGAAGAGCACCACGGAGACGGCGAAGGCGAACTTCATCACGGACCAGGGGTCGATCCGCTTGAGGTTCAGGCGGGCGCGGCGGGGGCCACGCGCGGCGGCAGACGAGACCGTCGACCGCGCGGCGCGCACCGTTTCCGACACCCGGGCCGCGCCGACCGCTGCCGCACCGGCGGGACCCGCGGCGGCGGCGCCGGGGCGCCGCTGGCCATCGGCGGCCGCCGCGCCGGGACGCTGCGGCGCGGCGCCGGGCGTGACCGGGGGCAGGACACCGGTACGGGGTGCCGTCCCGTTGGCTGCCGCGCCCTTGTTGCCGCCCTTCGTGACTACCGGTACCGCCGCCGAGCCCTTCGCGATCCCCGCGGCCTGCGCTCCGGCCGGCCGGTCCGCCTTCGCCGGGGCGTCCCCATCGGCCATCGGCTCACTCGGCGGCGGGGCCATGCCCGGCGCACGGGTGAACTTCGGCGGGGACGCGGCGTCGGCGGCGGGGAC
Protein-coding regions in this window:
- a CDS encoding DLW-39 family protein, translated to MLKKLLIIAGVVGAAALIVKRVKASSDERALWHEATTATDLR
- a CDS encoding DUF3566 domain-containing protein, giving the protein MTETTAKSGSSGTSTTPVDEEPKKDGSTPAGREATGRATVPAADAASPPKFTRAPGMAPPPSEPMADGDAPAKADRPAGAQAAGIAKGSAAVPVVTKGGNKGAAANGTAPRTGVLPPVTPGAAPQRPGAAAADGQRRPGAAAAGPAGAAAVGAARVSETVRAARSTVSSAAARGPRRARLNLKRIDPWSVMKFAFAVSVVLFIVVVVATSVLYLALDAMGVWNEINKGLGDLVSASGGAGSSNAGFRVTAWGVIGTSMLVGAVNVVLFTALATLGAFIYNVCADLVGGIELTLAERD